In Streptomyces violaceusniger Tu 4113, one DNA window encodes the following:
- a CDS encoding ABC transporter family substrate-binding protein, giving the protein MPLTKRRRAMLLAAGVMLPLPVLTGCSSDDDGPPPPAAWDVASAPRSATAGTGTLHWALDAAPTTLNAFQKTADTGTQRIAGAVLPSLYTLDARGRPQRNGDYLTAADVTSSDPKQVVVYKLNPKAVWSDGRPIGAEDFQAQWRALRGTDEAYGTARNAGYDRIAKIEPGDKEHEVKVTFAKPYTDWRSLFTPLYPKSVMGNPAVFTAPATKGLAVGAGPFMVREVSDGSVTLVRNPRWWGDRARLNRLVFQAVPADQRDEALIDGQLDLAEVDRATARRIRATAPDKQAAGTKQGSSAPGKAGAPEQSTGGREAAGAEGGATGDTDKATGDTDDTDKNRSQTRALSRFTLRKALDSAYTQLALNGTKGPLADERVRRAVARAIDRKALAKLVLKPMGLPSEPLGNHLLMAGQPGYKDHSGALGDKDTNAAQSLLADAGWRAGDAGRQKALDGKTDDRGRRHSAPTATATDPATDGAPGTDLASDSATGTDPATDSASGSASQSASGTASTSATNSATNSERPSDAAPAAGDAGRSGRLGEAAVVRKKGRPLVLRFVLPDDRTAAPLSTVGERIARMLEKIGVRTEITKVPGESYFRDHIATGDYDLALYSWPASAYPATDGRPIYAKPQPAADGSLVVEQNYTRVGTDQIDQFFDQALSELDGGASRSLVSRADARIWAAAGSIPLYQRPQLIAMRKDLVNAGAFGFATPRYQDIGFRR; this is encoded by the coding sequence ATGCCCCTCACCAAGCGCCGCCGCGCCATGCTGCTCGCCGCGGGGGTGATGCTGCCGCTGCCCGTACTGACCGGCTGCAGCTCGGACGACGACGGCCCGCCGCCACCCGCCGCCTGGGACGTCGCCTCCGCGCCGCGCAGCGCGACCGCCGGTACCGGCACCCTGCACTGGGCCCTGGACGCGGCACCCACCACCCTCAACGCGTTTCAGAAGACCGCGGACACGGGCACCCAGCGGATCGCGGGCGCCGTGCTGCCCTCCCTCTACACCCTCGACGCCCGGGGCAGGCCACAGCGCAACGGCGACTATCTGACCGCCGCCGACGTCACCTCGTCCGACCCCAAGCAGGTCGTGGTCTACAAGCTCAACCCCAAGGCGGTGTGGAGCGACGGCCGCCCGATCGGCGCGGAGGACTTCCAGGCCCAGTGGCGGGCGCTGCGCGGCACCGACGAGGCGTACGGGACGGCGCGCAACGCCGGTTACGACCGGATCGCCAAGATCGAACCCGGGGACAAGGAACACGAGGTCAAGGTCACCTTCGCCAAGCCGTACACCGACTGGCGCTCGCTGTTCACCCCGCTGTACCCGAAGAGCGTGATGGGCAACCCGGCGGTCTTCACCGCACCGGCCACCAAGGGGCTCGCGGTCGGCGCCGGACCCTTCATGGTGCGCGAGGTCTCGGACGGCTCCGTCACCCTCGTCCGCAACCCCCGCTGGTGGGGCGACCGGGCGCGGCTGAACCGGCTGGTCTTCCAGGCGGTGCCGGCCGACCAGCGCGACGAGGCCCTGATCGACGGGCAGCTCGATCTGGCCGAGGTGGACCGGGCCACCGCCCGGCGCATCCGGGCCACCGCCCCGGACAAGCAGGCCGCGGGCACCAAGCAGGGCTCCTCGGCCCCGGGCAAGGCGGGCGCGCCGGAGCAGTCCACCGGCGGCCGGGAGGCGGCCGGAGCCGAGGGAGGAGCCACCGGCGACACCGACAAGGCCACCGGCGACACTGACGACACCGACAAGAACCGGTCGCAGACCCGGGCGCTGAGCAGGTTCACCCTGCGCAAGGCCCTGGACTCCGCCTACACCCAGCTCGCCCTCAACGGCACCAAGGGCCCGCTCGCCGATGAGCGGGTGCGCCGCGCGGTGGCCCGCGCGATCGACCGGAAGGCCCTGGCGAAGCTGGTGCTGAAGCCGATGGGGCTGCCGTCCGAGCCGCTCGGCAACCATCTGCTCATGGCGGGCCAGCCGGGCTACAAGGACCACAGCGGCGCCCTCGGCGACAAGGACACCAACGCCGCGCAGTCGCTGCTCGCGGACGCGGGCTGGCGGGCGGGCGACGCCGGCCGGCAGAAGGCGCTCGACGGCAAGACGGACGACCGGGGCAGGCGGCACAGCGCCCCGACCGCCACCGCCACGGACCCGGCCACCGACGGCGCCCCGGGCACGGACCTCGCCAGCGACAGCGCCACCGGCACGGACCCCGCCACCGACAGCGCCTCCGGAAGCGCGTCCCAGAGCGCCTCCGGCACCGCCTCCACCTCCGCCACGAACTCCGCCACGAACTCCGAGCGCCCCTCCGACGCCGCCCCCGCGGCCGGTGACGCCGGGCGGTCCGGACGGCTCGGGGAGGCGGCCGTCGTACGGAAGAAGGGACGGCCGCTGGTGCTGCGCTTCGTCCTCCCCGACGACCGGACCGCCGCCCCGCTGAGCACGGTCGGCGAGCGCATCGCGCGGATGCTGGAGAAGATCGGCGTCCGGACCGAGATCACCAAGGTCCCGGGTGAGAGCTACTTCCGGGACCACATCGCCACCGGCGACTACGACCTGGCCCTCTACTCCTGGCCCGCCTCCGCCTACCCGGCCACCGACGGCCGCCCCATCTACGCCAAGCCGCAGCCCGCCGCCGACGGCTCCCTGGTCGTCGAGCAGAACTACACCCGGGTGGGCACCGACCAGATCGACCAGTTCTTCGACCAGGCGCTCTCCGAGCTGGACGGCGGCGCCTCCCGCTCCCTGGTCAGCCGCGCGGACGCCCGGATCTGGGCGGCGGCCGGATCGATTCCGCTCTATCAGCGCCCTCAGTTGATCGCCATGCGCAAGGACCTGGTCAACGCGGGTGCCTTCGGCTTCGCCACCCCCCGCTACCAGGACATCGGCTTCCGCCGCTAG
- the typA gene encoding translational GTPase TypA, protein MPTRHDIRNVAIVAHVDHGKTTLVDAMLKQAGAFAAHQHVDDRVMDSNDLEREKGITILAKNTAVKYHPADGGDPVTINIIDTPGHADFGGEVERGLSMVDAVVLLVDASEGPLPQTRFVLRKALQAKLPVILCINKTDRPDSRIDEVVNEAYDLFLDLDATEEQIEFPIVYACARDGVASLTKPEDGTVPADSDSLQPFFSALLETVPAPEYDAAAPLQAHVTNLDADNFLGRIALLRVEQGELKKGQTVAWIKRDGTISNVRITELMMTEALTRKPAEVAGPGDICAVAGIPDIMIGETLADPENPIALPLITVDEPAISMTIGTNTSPLVGRGPGGKGADKSAVKDRKVTARLVKDRLERELIGNVSLRVLPTERPDAWEVQGRGELALAILVETMRREGFELTVGKPQVVTREIEGKLHEPIERITIDVPEEHMGAVTQLMGTRKGRMDNMSNHGSGWVRMEFIVPSRGLIGFRTEFLTATRGTGIAHSIHEGHEPWFGELKTRNNGSLVADRSGAVTAFAMTNLQERGVLFTSPGTEVYEGMIVGENSRADDMDVNITKEKKLTNMRSSTADVTESLVPPRLLSLEQSLEFCRDDECVEVTPETVRIRKVVLDQKERARSAARAKR, encoded by the coding sequence ATGCCCACGCGCCACGACATTCGTAACGTCGCCATCGTCGCCCACGTCGACCACGGCAAGACGACCCTCGTCGACGCCATGCTCAAGCAGGCGGGTGCGTTCGCCGCCCACCAGCACGTGGACGACCGGGTCATGGACTCCAACGACCTGGAGCGCGAGAAGGGCATCACCATTCTCGCGAAGAACACCGCCGTGAAGTACCACCCGGCGGACGGCGGCGACCCCGTCACCATCAACATCATCGACACCCCCGGCCACGCCGACTTCGGCGGTGAGGTCGAGCGCGGCCTGTCCATGGTCGACGCCGTGGTCCTGCTGGTGGACGCCTCCGAGGGGCCGCTGCCGCAGACCCGCTTCGTGCTGCGCAAGGCGCTCCAGGCCAAGCTGCCGGTGATCCTGTGCATCAACAAGACGGACCGCCCGGACTCCCGGATCGACGAGGTCGTCAACGAGGCGTACGACCTCTTCCTGGACCTGGACGCGACCGAGGAGCAGATCGAGTTCCCGATCGTCTACGCCTGCGCCCGTGACGGTGTGGCCTCGCTGACCAAGCCGGAGGACGGCACCGTCCCGGCCGACAGCGACAGCCTCCAGCCGTTCTTCTCCGCGCTGCTGGAGACCGTCCCGGCGCCGGAGTACGACGCGGCCGCACCGCTCCAGGCCCATGTCACCAACCTGGACGCGGACAACTTCCTCGGCCGTATCGCGCTGCTCCGGGTCGAGCAGGGCGAGCTGAAGAAGGGGCAGACGGTCGCGTGGATCAAGCGCGACGGCACCATCTCCAACGTCCGGATCACCGAGCTGATGATGACCGAGGCGCTCACCCGCAAGCCCGCCGAGGTGGCCGGCCCTGGTGACATCTGCGCGGTCGCGGGCATCCCGGACATCATGATCGGCGAGACCCTGGCCGACCCGGAGAACCCGATCGCGCTGCCGCTGATCACCGTGGACGAGCCCGCGATCTCGATGACCATCGGCACCAACACCTCCCCGCTGGTCGGCCGCGGCCCCGGCGGCAAGGGTGCCGACAAGTCGGCCGTCAAGGACCGGAAGGTCACCGCGCGGCTGGTCAAGGACCGGCTCGAGCGCGAGCTGATCGGTAACGTCTCGCTGCGCGTGCTGCCCACCGAGCGCCCGGACGCCTGGGAGGTGCAGGGCCGGGGCGAGCTGGCGCTGGCGATCCTGGTGGAGACCATGCGCCGGGAGGGCTTCGAGCTGACCGTCGGCAAGCCGCAGGTGGTCACCCGGGAGATCGAGGGCAAGCTCCACGAGCCGATCGAGCGCATCACCATCGATGTGCCCGAGGAGCACATGGGCGCGGTCACCCAGCTCATGGGCACCCGCAAGGGCCGGATGGACAACATGTCCAACCACGGCTCCGGCTGGGTCCGCATGGAGTTCATCGTCCCCTCCCGCGGCCTGATCGGCTTCCGTACCGAGTTCCTGACCGCGACCCGCGGCACCGGTATCGCGCACTCCATCCACGAGGGTCACGAGCCGTGGTTCGGCGAGCTGAAGACCCGCAACAACGGGTCGCTGGTGGCCGACCGCTCGGGTGCGGTGACCGCCTTCGCGATGACCAACCTCCAGGAGCGCGGCGTGCTCTTCACCTCGCCGGGCACCGAGGTGTACGAGGGCATGATCGTCGGCGAGAACTCCCGCGCCGACGACATGGACGTCAACATCACCAAGGAGAAGAAGCTCACCAACATGCGGTCCTCCACCGCTGATGTGACCGAGTCCCTGGTCCCGCCGCGGCTGCTCTCGCTCGAGCAGTCCCTGGAGTTCTGCCGCGACGACGAGTGCGTCGAGGTGACGCCGGAGACGGTGCGGATCCGCAAGGTGGTGCTGGACCAGAAGGAGCGCGCCCGCTCCGCCGCCCGCGCCAAGCGCTGA
- a CDS encoding peptide ABC transporter substrate-binding protein: MRGAKSAKWVALAAVVALAATACGGNGSDSGSNDMNKGAADPNGILTAQLSEPQNPLQPANAKESQGSRVLRTIFAGLVDYEPGTGKLVYVNAESVTPNKDSSVWTVKLKPGWKFHNGEAVTAKSYVDSWNWSANVSNNQTNSSWFQDIKGYEDVHPEKGKPKADKMSGLKVVNDNEFKIELNSSVSYFAYKLGYDVWTPLPTGFFKDPKGFGEKPVGNGPYKFVSWDHKKMIKVRKFDGYQGPNKAKNGGIDFKNYTTADAAYSDLRSNNLDWIEQVPTTALTNYKSDLGKRAIDEEYSAVQSVVPAFYTKQFKNIDPKVIQGLSMAIDRDTITKTVLHGSRTPADSFVARGVIGYKAGALKDQVTYDPAKAKALVKEGGGVPGNKISIQFNADQDHKPWVDAVCNSIRKATGVDCVGDSKPDFQADLNARDKHQVKSMYRGGWVLDYPVNSNFMRDLYGSKAAGNTSGYANKQFDELANKADKAATLDETVKLYQQAEQVLAKDMPAIPLWFYKVNSGQSNKVRGKIPYGQDGDPIFTDVQVKKK; encoded by the coding sequence ATGCGCGGTGCCAAGAGCGCCAAGTGGGTCGCGTTGGCAGCGGTCGTGGCGCTGGCCGCGACCGCTTGCGGTGGTAACGGCAGCGACAGCGGCAGCAACGATATGAACAAGGGGGCGGCGGACCCGAACGGGATACTCACCGCCCAGTTGAGCGAGCCGCAGAACCCGCTGCAGCCGGCGAACGCGAAGGAGAGTCAGGGCAGCCGCGTGCTGCGGACGATCTTCGCGGGGCTGGTGGACTACGAGCCGGGCACCGGCAAGCTGGTCTACGTCAACGCGGAGTCGGTCACCCCCAACAAGGACTCCTCTGTCTGGACCGTCAAGCTCAAGCCGGGCTGGAAGTTCCACAACGGCGAGGCCGTGACCGCCAAGTCCTACGTGGACTCGTGGAACTGGTCGGCCAACGTGTCGAACAACCAGACCAACTCGAGCTGGTTCCAGGACATCAAGGGCTACGAGGACGTCCACCCGGAGAAGGGCAAGCCCAAGGCCGACAAGATGTCCGGCCTCAAGGTCGTCAACGACAACGAGTTCAAGATCGAGCTCAACAGCTCGGTCTCGTACTTCGCCTACAAGCTGGGCTACGACGTGTGGACCCCGCTGCCCACCGGGTTCTTCAAGGACCCCAAGGGCTTCGGTGAGAAGCCGGTCGGCAACGGTCCCTACAAGTTCGTCTCCTGGGACCACAAGAAGATGATCAAGGTCCGGAAGTTCGACGGCTACCAGGGCCCGAACAAGGCCAAGAACGGCGGCATCGACTTCAAGAACTACACCACCGCCGACGCCGCCTACTCGGACCTGCGCTCGAACAACCTCGACTGGATCGAGCAGGTCCCGACCACCGCGCTGACCAACTACAAGTCGGACCTCGGCAAGCGCGCGATCGACGAGGAGTACTCGGCGGTCCAGTCGGTCGTCCCGGCCTTCTACACCAAGCAGTTCAAGAACATCGACCCCAAGGTCATCCAGGGTCTGTCCATGGCGATCGACCGCGACACGATCACCAAGACCGTGCTGCACGGCTCCCGCACCCCGGCCGACAGCTTTGTCGCCCGCGGCGTGATCGGCTACAAGGCCGGTGCGCTGAAGGATCAGGTCACCTACGACCCGGCCAAGGCCAAGGCCCTCGTCAAGGAGGGCGGCGGTGTCCCGGGCAACAAGATCTCGATCCAGTTCAACGCCGACCAGGACCACAAGCCCTGGGTGGACGCGGTCTGCAACAGCATCCGCAAGGCCACCGGCGTCGACTGCGTCGGCGACTCCAAGCCCGACTTCCAGGCCGACCTGAACGCGCGTGACAAGCACCAGGTCAAGTCGATGTACCGCGGTGGCTGGGTGCTCGACTACCCGGTCAACTCGAACTTCATGAGGGACCTGTACGGCTCCAAGGCGGCCGGTAACACCAGCGGCTACGCCAACAAGCAGTTCGACGAGCTCGCCAACAAGGCCGACAAGGCCGCCACCCTGGATGAGACCGTCAAGCTGTACCAGCAGGCGGAGCAGGTCCTCGCCAAGGACATGCCGGCGATCCCGCTGTGGTTCTACAAGGTCAACAGCGGCCAGTCCAACAAGGTCCGGGGGAAGATCCCCTACGGCCAGGACGGCGACCCCATCTTCACCGACGTCCAGGTGAAGAAGAAGTAA
- a CDS encoding ABC transporter permease: protein MGRYVARRLLQMIPVFIGTTLIIFLMVHVLPGDPIRAMWGDKAADPAQVASLRHEFGLDQPLWRQYIDYMVNLFQGDFGKTFGGREVSEEMGMAFPVTLRLAAVALTIEIIVGIGLGAWAGLKAGRAVDTGVLIFTLIVISMPVFVLGYLARFIFADELGWLPPNVQDSTNLEQLLLPGFVLAMLSMAYVARLTRTTFAENLRADYMRTALAKGLPRRRIIGVHLLRNSLIPVITFLGTDIGALIGGAVVTEGIFNVQGVGNLLFKALGQREGTTIVGTVTIFVLVILLINLVVDLLYAVLDPRIRYA from the coding sequence ATGGGGCGCTACGTCGCCAGGCGACTGCTCCAGATGATCCCGGTGTTCATCGGGACTACTCTGATCATTTTTCTCATGGTCCACGTACTGCCCGGTGACCCAATCCGGGCGATGTGGGGAGACAAGGCCGCGGACCCCGCGCAGGTCGCGTCCCTCCGCCATGAGTTCGGGCTGGACCAGCCCCTGTGGAGGCAGTACATCGACTACATGGTCAACCTCTTCCAGGGAGACTTCGGCAAGACCTTCGGCGGTCGCGAGGTCTCCGAGGAAATGGGGATGGCCTTCCCGGTGACCCTCCGCCTCGCGGCGGTGGCCCTCACCATCGAGATCATCGTCGGCATCGGGCTCGGTGCCTGGGCCGGTCTCAAGGCCGGCCGCGCCGTGGACACCGGCGTCCTGATCTTCACGCTGATCGTCATCTCGATGCCGGTCTTCGTCCTCGGCTACCTGGCCCGGTTCATCTTCGCCGACGAGCTCGGCTGGCTGCCACCGAACGTGCAGGACTCGACGAACCTGGAGCAGCTACTGCTGCCCGGCTTCGTCCTCGCGATGCTCTCCATGGCGTATGTGGCCCGGCTGACCCGGACCACGTTCGCCGAGAACCTGCGCGCCGACTACATGCGCACCGCGCTCGCCAAGGGCCTGCCGCGCCGCCGCATCATCGGCGTCCACCTGCTGCGCAACTCGCTGATCCCCGTGATCACCTTCCTCGGCACCGACATCGGCGCGCTCATCGGCGGCGCGGTGGTCACCGAGGGCATCTTCAACGTCCAGGGCGTCGGAAACCTGCTCTTCAAGGCGCTCGGACAGCGGGAGGGCACCACCATCGTCGGCACGGTGACGATCTTCGTCCTCGTCATCCTGCTGATCAACCTAGTCGTCGACCTGCTGTACGCGGTCCTGGACCCGAGGATCCGGTATGCCTGA
- a CDS encoding ABC transporter permease — protein sequence MPDMTKSQSGTAVDTAVDAVAPPTEVDTAPAAGPVSQGKPRSLWGDAWFELRHRPLFWVSAVLLVLLLSIALFPGLFTGADPKDGDLTNHFLTKPELTHFFQADWFGYDGQGRSIYARVIYGTRASIMVGVGVTASVTIFGGLLGMLAGYFGGWIDSIVSRIVDIFFGLPFLLGSMVVLNAFTERKVYVVIAALAFLGWTTIARVMRSSVITAKQADYVTAARALGAGTNRILFRHVLPNALAPTIVVATISLGAYISAEATLSYLGLGLADPTISWGIDISSAKDAIRDNPHVMLFPAGMLSLTVFAFITLGDAVRDALDPKLR from the coding sequence ATGCCTGACATGACCAAATCCCAGTCCGGTACGGCGGTCGACACGGCGGTCGACGCCGTGGCCCCGCCGACCGAGGTGGACACCGCCCCCGCCGCCGGCCCCGTCTCCCAGGGCAAGCCGCGCTCGCTGTGGGGCGACGCCTGGTTCGAGCTGCGCCACCGGCCGCTGTTCTGGGTCTCGGCGGTGCTGCTGGTGCTGCTGCTCAGCATCGCGTTGTTCCCCGGTTTGTTCACCGGCGCCGACCCCAAGGACGGCGACCTGACCAACCACTTCCTGACCAAGCCGGAGCTGACGCACTTCTTCCAGGCCGACTGGTTCGGCTACGACGGGCAGGGCCGTTCCATCTACGCCCGGGTCATCTACGGCACCCGCGCCTCCATCATGGTCGGTGTCGGGGTGACGGCCTCGGTCACCATCTTCGGTGGCCTGCTGGGCATGCTGGCCGGGTACTTCGGCGGCTGGATCGACTCGATCGTCTCCCGCATCGTCGACATCTTCTTCGGTCTGCCGTTCCTGCTCGGCTCGATGGTCGTGCTGAACGCGTTCACCGAGCGCAAGGTGTACGTGGTGATCGCGGCGCTGGCCTTCCTGGGCTGGACCACCATCGCCCGGGTGATGCGCAGCTCGGTGATCACGGCCAAGCAGGCGGACTACGTCACCGCGGCGCGCGCCCTCGGCGCGGGCACCAACCGGATCCTGTTCCGGCACGTCCTGCCCAACGCGCTCGCGCCCACCATCGTGGTCGCGACGATCTCGCTCGGCGCCTACATCTCAGCCGAGGCCACGCTGTCGTACCTGGGTCTCGGCCTCGCCGACCCGACGATCTCGTGGGGCATCGACATCTCGTCGGCCAAGGACGCCATCCGGGACAACCCGCATGTGATGCTCTTCCCGGCCGGAATGCTGAGCCTCACGGTCTTCGCATTCATCACGCTCGGCGACGCGGTGCGCGACGCCCTCGACCCCAAGCTGCGCTGA
- a CDS encoding ABC transporter ATP-binding protein, protein MTTIEKTADDAVREGAGDDGTPLLEVRDLHVEFHTRDGVAKAVNGVNYSVDAGETLAVLGESGSGKSVTAQAIMGILDMPPGKIPQGQILFRGEDMLTMSGEERRKIRGRRIAMIFQDALSSLNPVLSVGYQLGEMFRVHQGLSKKDAKAKAIELMDRVRIPAAKERVSDYPHQFSGGMRQRIMIAMALALEPDLIIADEPTTALDVTVQAQVMDLLAELQREYNMGLILITHDLGVVADVADKIAVMYAGRIVETAPVYELYKRPAHPYTRGLLDSIPRLDRKGQELYAIKGLPPNLLKIPSGCAFNPRCPKAEDICRTDVPALVPVTEQDGTELPGRGSACHFWKETLHG, encoded by the coding sequence GTGACCACCATCGAGAAGACCGCGGACGACGCCGTCCGCGAGGGTGCAGGCGACGACGGCACCCCACTGCTGGAAGTCCGCGATCTGCATGTGGAGTTCCACACCCGGGACGGTGTCGCCAAGGCCGTCAACGGCGTGAACTACAGCGTCGACGCCGGTGAGACGCTCGCCGTCCTCGGCGAGTCCGGCTCCGGCAAGTCGGTGACCGCCCAGGCGATCATGGGCATCCTCGACATGCCGCCCGGGAAGATCCCGCAGGGCCAGATCCTCTTCCGCGGCGAGGACATGCTCACCATGTCGGGGGAGGAGCGCCGGAAGATCCGCGGCCGGAGGATCGCCATGATCTTCCAGGACGCGCTCTCCTCGCTGAACCCGGTGCTCTCCGTCGGCTATCAGCTCGGCGAGATGTTCCGGGTCCACCAGGGCCTGTCCAAGAAGGACGCCAAGGCCAAGGCCATCGAGCTGATGGACCGGGTCCGCATCCCGGCGGCCAAGGAGCGGGTGAGCGACTATCCGCACCAGTTCTCCGGCGGTATGCGCCAGCGCATCATGATCGCCATGGCGCTCGCGCTGGAGCCCGACCTGATCATCGCCGACGAGCCGACCACGGCCCTCGACGTCACCGTCCAGGCCCAGGTGATGGATCTGCTCGCGGAGCTTCAGCGTGAGTACAACATGGGTCTGATCCTGATCACCCATGACCTGGGCGTGGTCGCGGACGTCGCCGACAAGATCGCCGTGATGTACGCGGGCCGGATCGTCGAGACCGCCCCCGTGTACGAGCTCTACAAGCGCCCGGCCCACCCCTACACCCGGGGCCTGCTGGACTCCATCCCGCGCCTGGACCGCAAGGGGCAGGAGCTCTACGCGATCAAGGGGCTGCCGCCCAACCTGCTCAAGATCCCCTCGGGCTGCGCCTTCAACCCGCGCTGCCCCAAGGCGGAGGACATCTGCCGTACGGACGTCCCCGCGCTGGTGCCGGTCACCGAGCAGGACGGCACGGAGCTGCCGGGCCGCGGCAGCGCGTGCCACTTCTGGAAGGAGACCCTCCATGGCTGA
- a CDS encoding ABC transporter ATP-binding protein, giving the protein MADTEKNEAAMEPAAEPAVDATPNVTEVETVDAATEDEAVAALDAKVDRGEPILQVRNLVKHFPLTQGILFKRQIGAVKAVDGISFDLYQGETLGIVGESGCGKSTVAKLLMTLETATAGEVFYKGQDITRLSGRALRAVRRNIQMVFQDPYTSLNPRMTVGDIIGEPFEIHPEVAPKGDRRRKVQELLDVVGLNPEYINRYPHQFSGGQRQRIGIARGLALNPEIIICDEPVSALDVSVQAQVINLMEGLQDEFNLSYIFIAHDLSIVRHISDRVGVMYLGKMAEIGSDTEIYDHPTHPYTQALLSAVPVPDPQSREGRERIILTGDVPSPANPPSGCRFRTRCWKAEDKCAKEIPLLAIPERFAGSDSPAAHESACHFAEEKDVVHA; this is encoded by the coding sequence ATGGCTGACACCGAGAAGAACGAGGCGGCCATGGAACCGGCCGCGGAACCGGCCGTGGACGCGACCCCCAACGTCACGGAGGTGGAGACGGTCGACGCCGCCACCGAGGACGAGGCGGTCGCGGCCCTCGATGCCAAGGTCGACCGCGGCGAGCCGATCCTCCAGGTGCGCAATCTGGTCAAGCACTTCCCGCTGACCCAGGGCATCCTCTTCAAGCGGCAGATCGGCGCGGTCAAGGCGGTCGACGGCATCTCCTTCGACCTCTACCAGGGCGAGACGCTCGGCATCGTGGGCGAGTCCGGCTGTGGCAAGTCCACCGTCGCCAAGCTGCTGATGACCCTGGAGACCGCCACCGCGGGCGAGGTCTTCTACAAGGGCCAGGACATCACCAGGCTGTCGGGCCGCGCGCTGCGGGCCGTCCGCCGCAACATCCAGATGGTGTTCCAGGACCCGTACACCTCGCTCAACCCGCGTATGACGGTGGGCGACATCATCGGGGAGCCCTTCGAGATCCACCCCGAGGTGGCTCCCAAGGGCGACCGGCGCCGCAAGGTCCAGGAACTCCTGGACGTCGTGGGCCTCAACCCCGAGTACATCAACCGCTACCCCCACCAGTTCTCCGGCGGCCAGCGCCAGCGCATCGGCATCGCGCGCGGGCTCGCCCTCAACCCGGAGATCATCATCTGCGACGAGCCGGTCTCCGCGCTCGACGTCTCCGTCCAGGCACAGGTCATCAACCTGATGGAGGGCCTGCAGGACGAGTTCAACCTGTCCTACATCTTCATCGCCCACGACCTGTCCATCGTCCGGCACATCTCCGACCGGGTCGGCGTGATGTACCTGGGCAAGATGGCCGAGATCGGCTCCGACACCGAGATCTACGACCACCCGACGCACCCCTACACCCAGGCGCTGCTGTCGGCCGTCCCGGTCCCGGACCCTCAGTCGCGCGAGGGCCGCGAACGCATCATCCTCACCGGCGACGTCCCGTCCCCGGCCAACCCGCCCTCCGGCTGCCGCTTCCGCACCCGCTGCTGGAAGGCCGAGGACAAGTGCGCCAAGGAGATCCCGCTCCTGGCCATCCCGGAGCGCTTCGCCGGATCGGACTCGCCCGCGGCACACGAGTCGGCATGCCACTTCGCGGAGGAGAAGGACGTGGTCCACGCCTGA
- a CDS encoding ATP-binding protein: MRTPEEPWSYGLFIPHDPRAVGVVRATIRHVLRAARLDCIVGTAELLVSELVTNAYRNTTTDAYVSMDWEPTPPDFRVTVWDSGCGLPQQVVANAEDESGRGLTLVESCSDTWGVRDYTDKDTGVTGKAVWFTLTPPPPVMGQAQ; this comes from the coding sequence ATGCGCACGCCCGAAGAGCCCTGGTCCTACGGCCTGTTCATCCCTCACGACCCGCGCGCCGTAGGCGTCGTACGGGCCACCATCCGCCACGTCCTCAGGGCGGCGCGGCTCGACTGCATCGTCGGCACGGCCGAACTGCTCGTATCGGAGCTGGTCACCAACGCGTACCGGAACACCACCACCGACGCGTACGTCAGCATGGACTGGGAGCCCACACCGCCGGACTTCCGGGTCACCGTGTGGGACTCCGGCTGCGGGCTGCCACAGCAGGTGGTGGCGAACGCCGAGGACGAGAGCGGGCGCGGGCTCACGCTCGTCGAGTCGTGCTCCGACACCTGGGGCGTGCGCGACTACACCGACAAGGACACGGGCGTCACCGGCAAGGCCGTATGGTTCACGCTGACCCCGCCGCCACCCGTGATGGGGCAGGCTCAATGA